From one Malus sylvestris chromosome 1, drMalSylv7.2, whole genome shotgun sequence genomic stretch:
- the LOC126623824 gene encoding BAG family molecular chaperone regulator 1-like, with protein MMRMKTKTTGVSLAELNGSSGGGGAESGQGEWELRPGGMLVQKRNPDSDRNSAPPPTIRVRVKYGSIYHEMSISAQSSFGDLKKMLVGPTGLHHEDQKLIFKDKERDSKAFLDMSGVKDRSKMVLVEDPISQEKRYLEMRRNAKMEKASKSISEISLEVDRLAGQVSALESIITKGKKVAEQDVLVLIEQLMNQLLKLDGIMGDGDVKLQRKMQVKRVQKYVETLDVLKAKNSSPSSNGSQIPKQVQQRHSDGHSNGNGHRLAPIQEHQPRNSVDYPPTHNQQVQQQEQPSRHSASGPVVVTTQWETFDSAPALIPTSSTSKAANQSPYPKFNWESFE; from the exons ATGATGAGGATGAAGACGAAGACTACAGGGGTGTCACTGGCCGAGTTGAATGGAAGTTCGGGCGGCGGAGGAGCTGAGTCGGGGCAGGGAGAGTGGGAGCTCAGACCGGGAGGAATGCTGGTTCAGAAGCGAAATCCGGACTCTGATCGGAACTCGGCGCCTCCACCGACAATTAGAGTTCGGGTCAAATATGGGTCCATTTACCATGAAATGAGCATCAGTGCTCAGTCTTCTTTTG GGGATTTGAAGAAAATGTTGGTTGGACCGACAGGTTTGCACCATGAAGATCAGAAATTGATATTCAAAGACAAGGAGAGGGACTCGAAGGCGTTTCTTGACATGTCCGGGGTGAAGGACCGGTCGAAAATGGTGTTAGTTGAGGACCCTATTAGCCAAGAAAAGCGATATCTTGAGATGCGACGCAATGCAAAGATGGAGAAGGCTTCGAAATCGATTTCTGAAATCAGCTTGGAAGTAGACAGGCTTGCTGGCCAG GTGTCGGCTCTTGAGTCAATAATCACGAAAGGTAAAAAAGTTGCAGAGCAAGATGTGCTTGTTTTAATTGAGCAGTTGATGAACCAGTTGCTTAAATTAGATGGAATCATGGGCGACGGAGATGTGAAACTGCAGAGGAAGATGCAG GTGAAACGCGTGCAGAAGTATGTCGAAACTCTAGATGTATTGAAAGCTAAGAACTCCTCGCCTAGCAGCAATGGAAGTCAGATTCCAAAGCAGGTTCAGCAGAGGCATTCAGATGGTCATTCCAATGGGAATGGACATAGACTGGCACCAATTCAAGAGCATCAACCGAGGAATTCGGTTGACTATCCACCTACACATAATCAGCAAGTGCAACAGCAAGAACAACCATCAAGGCATTCGGCATCAGGGCCGGTAGTTGTGACCACACAGTGGGAGACATTCGATTCTGCCCCGGCATTGATCCCAACCTCTTCAACATCCAAGGCCGCCAATCAATCTCCGTACCCTAAGTTTAACTGGGAATCGTTCGAGTAA
- the LOC126633845 gene encoding protein DETOXIFICATION 49-like isoform X1 produces the protein MCKVTSPLCCNGNSDHHYLVSINDSKEPKTLTSPLISKTITPQPEQVHKSQFKPHNKSHFSLALKEANSIAAIAFPMILTGLLLYLRSMISMLFLGRLGELALAGGSLAVGFANITGYSILSGLAMGMEPICGQAFGAKKHTLLGLSLQRMVLLLLFTSLPISLLWLNMKKILLICGQDEAIAAEAQLYLLCSLPDLLAQSFLHPLRIYLRSQSITLPLTLCATLAIILHIPINYLLVSHLDLGIKGVALSGVWSNFNLVASVIVYIIVSGVHKKTWGGISMDCFGEWRTLLNLAVPSCISVCLEWWWYEIMILLCGLLINPRATVASMGVLIQTTALIYIFPSSLSFSVSTRVGNEIGANNPKKAKLAAIVGLCFSFMLGLSALVFATTVRNIWASMFTQDKDIIALTSMVLPIIGLCELGNCPQTTGCGVLRGTARPKVGANINLGCFYLVGMPVAVGLGFFLGFDFQGLWLGLLAAEGSCALTMLVVLGRTDWEFEARKARELTGAAAAEAAVGDSEDVEEDKPSKAEIKEDCLCLLGGLSISRSVSFGTLPLKFN, from the exons ATGTGCAAAGTGACATCTCCTCTCTGCTGCAATGGCAATTCAGACCACCATTACCTTGTCTCCATCAACGACTCAAAGGAACCCAAAACCCTAACGTCTCCATTgatatccaaaaccataacaCCGCAACCAGAACAAGTACATAAATCACAGTTCAAACCCCACAATAAATCCCATTTTTCTTTGGCTTTAAAAGAAGCGAATTCCATAGCTGCCATAGCTTTCCCAATGATACTCACCGGCTTATTGCTTTATTTAAGGTCAATGATCTCCATGCTCTTCCTCGGCCGCCTTGGCGAGCTCGCCTTAGCGGGCGGTTCCCTCGCCGTGGGCTTCGCCAACATCACCGGTTACTCCATCCTCTCCGGCCTCGCCATGGGAATGGAACCTATCTGCGGCCAAGCTTTTGGCGCCAAAAAACACACTCTACTAGGCCTCTCTTTGCAGAGGATGGTCCTCCTCCTACTATTTACATCCTTACCCATTTCTCTTCTCTGGCTGAACATGAAGAAAATCCTCCTCATCTGCGGCCAGGACGAAGCCATCGCCGCCGAAGCTCAGTTGTACCTCCTCTGTTCTCTCCCTGATCTTCTCGCTCAATCTTTTCTCCACCCTCTGAGAATTTACCTCAGAAGTCAATCCATCACTCTGCCTCTCACATTGTGTGCAACCCTCGCGATCATCCTTCACATTCCCATCAACTATTTACTCGTTTCCCACCTCGATTTGGGAATCAAAGGTGTTGCTCTTAGTGGGGTTTGGTCTAACTTCAACCTCGTAGCTTCCGTGATCGTATACATCATCGTCTCTGGGGTTCACAAGAAAACCTGGGGAGGGATTTCAATGGATTGTTTCGGAGAATGGAGGACTCTTCTAAATTTAGCGGTCCCCAGCTGCATTTCTGTGTGTTTAGAATGGTGGTGGTATGAGATCATGATCTTGCTCTGTGGGTTGTTAATAAATCCGAGAGCCACCGTTGCTTCAATGGGCGTTTTAATTCAAACTACCGCTTTAATCTACATATTTCCTTCTTCCTTAAGCTTCAGTGTGTCCACGAGAGTCGGCAATGAAATCGGGGCTAACAACCCGAAAAAAGCGAAACTTGCAGCCATTGTAGGGCTCTGCTTCAGCTTTATGCTAGGCCTTTCAGCTTTGGTGTTTGCAACAACGGTGAGGAACATTTGGGCAAGCATGTTTACACAAGACAAAGACATTATAGCGCTAACATCGATGGTGTTGCCTATAATCGGGCTCTGCGAGCTCGGAAACTGCCCTCAGACGACGGGGTGCGGAGTTCTGAGAGGCACTGCAAGGCCGAAAGTCGGAGCAAACATAAACTTGGGGTGCTTTTATCTTGTCGGAATGCCGGTGGCCGTGGGTTTGGGATTCTTTCTGGGGTTTGATTTTCAGGGGCTGTGGCTCGGCCTCTTGGCGGCGGAGGGCAGCTGCGCTCTGACCATGTTGGTGGTTTTGGGTCGTACAGATTGGGAGTTTGAAGCTCGGAAAGCCAGAGAGCTGACCGGGGCTGCTGCTGCTGAGGCGGCAGTTGGTGACAGCGAAGATGTTGAGGAGGACAAGCCAAGCAAAGCTGAAATCAAGGAAgattgtttatgtttattag GAGGACTGTCTATCTCCAGGAGTGTTTCTTTTGGTACACTTCCACTGAAATTCAACTAA
- the LOC126633845 gene encoding protein DETOXIFICATION 49-like isoform X2 has protein sequence MCKVTSPLCCNGNSDHHYLVSINDSKEPKTLTSPLISKTITPQPEQVHKSQFKPHNKSHFSLALKEANSIAAIAFPMILTGLLLYLRSMISMLFLGRLGELALAGGSLAVGFANITGYSILSGLAMGMEPICGQAFGAKKHTLLGLSLQRMVLLLLFTSLPISLLWLNMKKILLICGQDEAIAAEAQLYLLCSLPDLLAQSFLHPLRIYLRSQSITLPLTLCATLAIILHIPINYLLVSHLDLGIKGVALSGVWSNFNLVASVIVYIIVSGVHKKTWGGISMDCFGEWRTLLNLAVPSCISVCLEWWWYEIMILLCGLLINPRATVASMGVLIQTTALIYIFPSSLSFSVSTRVGNEIGANNPKKAKLAAIVGLCFSFMLGLSALVFATTVRNIWASMFTQDKDIIALTSMVLPIIGLCELGNCPQTTGCGVLRGTARPKVGANINLGCFYLVGMPVAVGLGFFLGFDFQGLWLGLLAAEGSCALTMLVVLGRTDWEFEARKARELTGAAAAEAAVGDSEDVEEDKPSKAEIKEDCLCLLGVFLLVHFH, from the exons ATGTGCAAAGTGACATCTCCTCTCTGCTGCAATGGCAATTCAGACCACCATTACCTTGTCTCCATCAACGACTCAAAGGAACCCAAAACCCTAACGTCTCCATTgatatccaaaaccataacaCCGCAACCAGAACAAGTACATAAATCACAGTTCAAACCCCACAATAAATCCCATTTTTCTTTGGCTTTAAAAGAAGCGAATTCCATAGCTGCCATAGCTTTCCCAATGATACTCACCGGCTTATTGCTTTATTTAAGGTCAATGATCTCCATGCTCTTCCTCGGCCGCCTTGGCGAGCTCGCCTTAGCGGGCGGTTCCCTCGCCGTGGGCTTCGCCAACATCACCGGTTACTCCATCCTCTCCGGCCTCGCCATGGGAATGGAACCTATCTGCGGCCAAGCTTTTGGCGCCAAAAAACACACTCTACTAGGCCTCTCTTTGCAGAGGATGGTCCTCCTCCTACTATTTACATCCTTACCCATTTCTCTTCTCTGGCTGAACATGAAGAAAATCCTCCTCATCTGCGGCCAGGACGAAGCCATCGCCGCCGAAGCTCAGTTGTACCTCCTCTGTTCTCTCCCTGATCTTCTCGCTCAATCTTTTCTCCACCCTCTGAGAATTTACCTCAGAAGTCAATCCATCACTCTGCCTCTCACATTGTGTGCAACCCTCGCGATCATCCTTCACATTCCCATCAACTATTTACTCGTTTCCCACCTCGATTTGGGAATCAAAGGTGTTGCTCTTAGTGGGGTTTGGTCTAACTTCAACCTCGTAGCTTCCGTGATCGTATACATCATCGTCTCTGGGGTTCACAAGAAAACCTGGGGAGGGATTTCAATGGATTGTTTCGGAGAATGGAGGACTCTTCTAAATTTAGCGGTCCCCAGCTGCATTTCTGTGTGTTTAGAATGGTGGTGGTATGAGATCATGATCTTGCTCTGTGGGTTGTTAATAAATCCGAGAGCCACCGTTGCTTCAATGGGCGTTTTAATTCAAACTACCGCTTTAATCTACATATTTCCTTCTTCCTTAAGCTTCAGTGTGTCCACGAGAGTCGGCAATGAAATCGGGGCTAACAACCCGAAAAAAGCGAAACTTGCAGCCATTGTAGGGCTCTGCTTCAGCTTTATGCTAGGCCTTTCAGCTTTGGTGTTTGCAACAACGGTGAGGAACATTTGGGCAAGCATGTTTACACAAGACAAAGACATTATAGCGCTAACATCGATGGTGTTGCCTATAATCGGGCTCTGCGAGCTCGGAAACTGCCCTCAGACGACGGGGTGCGGAGTTCTGAGAGGCACTGCAAGGCCGAAAGTCGGAGCAAACATAAACTTGGGGTGCTTTTATCTTGTCGGAATGCCGGTGGCCGTGGGTTTGGGATTCTTTCTGGGGTTTGATTTTCAGGGGCTGTGGCTCGGCCTCTTGGCGGCGGAGGGCAGCTGCGCTCTGACCATGTTGGTGGTTTTGGGTCGTACAGATTGGGAGTTTGAAGCTCGGAAAGCCAGAGAGCTGACCGGGGCTGCTGCTGCTGAGGCGGCAGTTGGTGACAGCGAAGATGTTGAGGAGGACAAGCCAAGCAAAGCTGAAATCAAGGAAgattgtttatgtttattag GAGTGTTTCTTTTGGTACACTTCCACTGA